A genomic segment from Gossypium hirsutum isolate 1008001.06 chromosome D04, Gossypium_hirsutum_v2.1, whole genome shotgun sequence encodes:
- the LOC107886853 gene encoding protein CLP1 homolog, whose protein sequence is MSYGGATTMTAPPAIGGSASASTIKQVKLERESELRIEVGNETPLKLRLLNGSAEIFGSELAPEMWLTFPPRLKFAVFTWYGATIEMDGATETDYTADETPMVSYVNVHAVLEGRRNRAKALSPNDSEASQGPRVIVVGPTDSGKSTLSRMLLSWAAKQGWKPTFVDLDIGQGSITVPGCIAATPIELPIDPVEGIPLEMPLVYFYGHTTPSNNVDLYKTLVNELAQMLETQFARNAESRAAGMVINTMGWIEGTGYELLLHAIDTFKANVVLVLGQEKLFSMLKAVAKSKPNVDVVKLQKSGGVVSRNAKYRQKSRGYRIREYFYGLANDLSPHSNIANFSDLLVYRIGGGPQAPRSALPIGADPIANPLRVTPVNIDRDLLHMVLAVSYAKEPDQILSSNVAGFIYITDIDIQRKKITYLAPSAGELPSKYLIMGTLTWLET, encoded by the exons ATGTCCTACGGAGGTGCAACGACCATGACGGCGCCGCCGGCGATTGGTGGCTCCGCGTCGGCGTCGACTATAAAGCAAGTGAAGTTAGAGAGAGAAAGCGAGCTGAGAATCGAGGTGGGTAATGAAACGCCGCTTAAACTTCGATTACTTAACGGCTCAGCCGAGATTTTCGGGTCCGAATTGGCCCCTGAGATGTGGCTCACTTTCCCCCCTCGCCTCAAATTCGCT GTTTTCACTTGGTATGGTGCTACAATTGAGATGGATGGTGCTACTGAAACTGATTATACGGCAGATGAG ACACCTATGGTCAGTTACGTGAATGTACATGCTGTACTCGAAGGACGAAGAAACCGTGCTAAAGCTTTGTCACCAAATGACTCGGAGGCATCCCAG GGACCCAGAGTGATTGTTGTGGGGCCTACTGATTCTGGGAAGAGCACCTTATCAAGGATGCTTCTTAGTTGGGCAGCTAAACAAGGTTGGAAACCTACTTTTGTGGATTTAGATATAGGCCAAGGGTCTATAACAGTTCCTGGATGTATCGCTGCTACACCTATTGAACTGCCCATTGATCCTGTGGAAGGAATTCCTCTTGAGATGCCTCTTGTTTATTTTTACGGCCATACAACTCCTAG TAATAATGTAGATTTATATAAGACACTCGTGAATGAGCTGGCTCAAATGCTGGAGACTCAATTTGCTCGTAATGCTGAGTCTCGAGCTGCAGGCATGGTTATCAATACTATGGGTTGGATAGAAGGTACTGGCTACGAG TTGCTTCTTCATGCAATTGATACATTCAAGGCCAATGTTGTCCTGGTTTTGGGTCAG GAAAAACTTTTCAGCATGCTTAAGGCTGTAGCAAAAAGTAAGCCTAATGTGGATGTTGTGAAGCTTCAGAAGTCTGGCGGTGTTGTATCAAGAAATGCAAAATATCGTCAGAAGTCTAGGGGTTACAGGATAAGG GAGTACTTCTATGGCCTTGCAAATGATCTTTCCCCGCATTCTAATATTGCAAACTTCAGTGATCTGCTTGTCTATCGAATTGGCGGTGGTCCACAGGCACCAAGATCGGCTTTACCAATTGGTGCAGATCCTATTGCTAACCCACTAAGAGTAACACCTGTGAATATTGACCGGGATTTGCTTCATATGGTTCTTGCTGTTTCATATGCCAAGGAGCCTGATCAAATTTTGTCTAG TAATGTAGCGGGCTTTATTTACATCACTGACATTGATATTCAGAG GAAGAAAATCACATACCTTGCACCATCAGCTGGGGAATTGCCAAGCAAATATCTTATTATGGGAACCTTGACTTGGCTTGAAACTTAA